The sequence CCGTCATGCCCGCAATCCTTAGAGCCTGCCCCCGCGAAGGCGTGGGGCGGGCATCCAGGGGCGGTGGGGCTCCGGATGGATTCCCGCCTTCGCGGGAATGACGGAGGGAAATCTGCGCGCGACGCCAAGACTTTCGGCCATAGTAGTAAAGAGGGCGCCGCGGTGAGACGCCGAGCCAGCATGGTGAAGAAACCTTGTCGCACAAAGGGCTTTTGCCGCGCCTCCGGAGTGCCACCGGGAATGCCCCCTCCGTGCGGGTCCTCTGTGCACTCTGTGCCGCTGTGGTTGGATTTCGATTTCTCTTGCAGGAATCAATACGGTCGAAAGCCGAAGTCGCGGACTTTAGACCCGGTGTGGCGTGTGGTAGGGTCGCGCCGTGGCTGAGCCGACAATGCGCCACATCGGGGTGGTGGTAAAACGCGGGCGTCCGCAAGCGGCCGCGCTCGGGCGTGAGCTGGTCGCTTGGCTGCGCCAACGCGGGCTCAGTGTGCTCATAGATGCCGAAAGCGCCCCGGAGCTGTATGACGGCCCCGGTGTGTCGAAGGCAGAGATCGCGGCTGCGGCGGATCTCATCGTCGTGCTCGGCGGCGACGGCACGCTGCTCAGCATCGCTCGCTGCGTTCACGAGCGCGCGGTGCCGGTGCTGGGCGTGAATCTCGGCGGTCTCGGTTTCCTGACTGCGGTCACCTCCGAGGAACTCTTCTCGGTGCTGGCCGACGTCCTCGCCGGCAAGTTCAGCGTCGATCAGCGCATGACCCTGTCGGCCACCTTGCACCGCAAGGGCATGCCGATGGGCAGCTACCATGCGCTCAACGACGCGGTCATCAGCAAGGGTGG comes from Deltaproteobacteria bacterium and encodes:
- a CDS encoding NAD(+)/NADH kinase — translated: MRHIGVVVKRGRPQAAALGRELVAWLRQRGLSVLIDAESAPELYDGPGVSKAEIAAAADLIVVLGGDGTLLSIARCVHERAVPVLGVNLGGLGFLTAVTSEELFSVLADVLAGKFSVDQRMTLSATLHRKGMPMGSYHALNDAVISKGGALARIIDLETRVDGACVCTYKADGLIVSTPTGSTAYSMSAGGPIVYPSLGVMVLTPICPHTLTNRPMVLPDTSTVHITVRSETHQDLVMTLDGQEGYPLSNEDVIEIRKGPGMVALVQSPARDYFDVLRQKLLWGER